A part of Anser cygnoides isolate HZ-2024a breed goose chromosome 17, Taihu_goose_T2T_genome, whole genome shotgun sequence genomic DNA contains:
- the SMTN gene encoding smoothelin isoform X4, with amino-acid sequence MAQESLLGMDEGALRKLLEATLDLAERRRIRSAIRELQRQELERDEEALASKRFRAERGSHRQDNKENWLRALLPSIHRGCRLAALMPQPWCRSQQLEEEQQKALASLSRELESITDVEELTKLLRAASEYEERKLIRAAIRKLRAEEIEAAALAGNVQSNRRDGTESPAIPAGAEGSQRDDAEAPALSGNGKSSQRGDSELPAAVRSVDSSCQGSAESLAVAGSVENRQRGDAEQPVLAGTEESSHGSDADQLPAEEPEHSVAHEQDASVEQEHAQTETRELNSQQLRGPQKPSAQGTASGTLVILDLHPALEPAPAPEPAPALKPEDHATELEQVQPCTKHVAECELQYQASWKDKSPSSPSAMQEPHTEQLETTCSTGQSRQAEQHPQHQPCAVNQGNQFVICVRSQAPGKAVKLEEKRAAPTQDVARTPARLNTHRWEQTPSSLCPAGRVEPSPDGPVRRSSSVRERAQRFAPAAPAPAGGPEGAGGAGGRAGPGQWQRGPRSAPPGPAQNARGGGGGAEQSPAQPPAGPRPAGPGPGPGPGAHDGMKTYFTIEIKDGRVQPLTQSLTPRVVAAPGSQQRAELTLGLRSTPIRITTIPSSSSICSISSNVVKDPCAHFEGTEEPGSPVAHPPTFSSTRQQSSVHLSRSNSFMEPELVEQPQAPRLEPELPNGMEKVQVKEVEKRTKLNIEELNRIEDEDVLDKMLDQTTDFEERRLIRNAMRELRQRKRDQREKERDQRLQEMKSQATAGRAGHTTETTTTQSTQSADGSARSTVTKTERLIQSNDGSKTSRTTTMESSYVKRSDNGSSTFVQTKSSYSSSSKKTGSIFDREDESASRQSSLAALERRQAEKKKELMKAQSLPKTSASQARKAMIEKLQKEGGSSPNPAVARTAVQRSSSFGVPNASSIKQMLLDWCRAKTRGYEHVDIQNFSSSWSDGMAFCALVHNFFPEAFDYSQLTPQNRRHNFEVAFSSAEMLADCVPLVEVEDMMIMGKKPDPKCVFTYVQSLYNHLRRHELRMRQKEC; translated from the exons CTGGAGGCAACGCTGGACCTTGCTGAGCGGCGCCGCATCCGCTCGGCCATCAGGGAGCTGCAGCGAcaggagctggagagggacGAGGAGGCACTGGCATCCAAGCGCTTCCGCGCCGAGCGTGGCAGCCACCGGCAGGACAACAAGGAGAACTGGCTGCG TGCTTTGCTCCCAAGTATCCACCGTGGCTGCCGGCTGGCTGCTCTgatgccccagccctggtgcaggtcccagcagctggaggaagagcagcagaaggCTCTGGCTTCCCTGTCCCGGGAACTTGAATCAATCACCGATGTGGAAGAGCTGACAAAGCTG CTGCGGGCAGCCAGTGAATACGAGGAGCGCAAGCTCATCCGGGCTGCCATCCGCAAGCTGCGGGCTGAGGAAATCGAAG ctgcagccctggctggtAATGTGCAGAGCAACCGGAGGGATGGCACTGAGTCCCCAGCCATCCCTGCAGGTGCAGAAGGCAGCCAGAGGGATGATGCTGAAGCGCCAGCTCTGTCTGGGAATGGGAAGAGCAGCCAGAGAGGAGACTCCGAGCTTCCAGCTGCAGTGAGGAGTGTGGACAGCAGCTGTCAGGGCAGCGCTGAGTCCCTGGCTGTAGCTGGGAGTGTGGAGAACAGACAGAGGGGTGACGCTGAGCAGCCGGTgctggctgggacagaggagaGCAGCCATGGTAGTGATGCAGAccagctgcctgctgaggaGCCTGAACATTCTGTG GCCCATGAGCAAGATGCATCAGTGGAGCAGGAGCATGCCCAAACTGAGACGCGGGAGCTGAACAGCCAGCAGCTGAGAGGGCCCCAGAAACCCAGTGCCCAGG GCACAGCCTCGGGAACCCTGGTGATCCTAGACCTGCACCCAGCACTggagcctgctccagcaccagAGCCTGCTCCAGCCCTAAAACCTGAAGACCATGCCACGGAGCTGGAGCAGGTCCAGCCATGCACCAAGCATGTGGCTGAGTGTGAACTGCAGTACCAGGCCTCCTGGAAAGacaagagccccagcagcccctctgccaTGCAGGAGCCCCACACTGAGCAGCTAGAGACCACATGCAGCACAGGGCAAAGCCgccaggcagagcagcatcCCCAGCATCAGCCCTGTGCTGTCAACCAGGGCAACCAG tTTGTCATCTGTGTGCGAAGCCAGGCACCAGGGAAGGCTGTGAAGCTGGAGGAGAAGCGAGCGG CGCCCACCCAGGACGTAGCGAGGACCCCGGCTCGCCTGAACACTCACCGCTGGGAGCAAACACCGTCCTCCCTGTGCCCGGCTGGCCGCGTGG AGCCGAGCCCCGACGGCCCCGTCCGGCGCTCCTCCTCGGTGCGGGAGCGTGCCCAGCGCTTCGCCCctgcggccccggccccggcgggcggccccgagggggcgggcggcgcgggggggcgggccgggcccggccaaTGGCAGCGGGGGCCGCGCTCGGCCCCGCCGGGGCCCGCTCAAAacgcgcggggcggcggcggaggcgcaGAGCAGAGCCCGGCCCAGCCGCCCGCAGGCCCCCGCcctgccggccccggccccggccccggccccggcgcccaCGACGGCATGAAGACCTACTTCACCATCGAGATCAAGGATGGGCGCGTGCAGCCCCTCACGCAGTCCCTCACGCCCCGCGTCGTGGCCGCCCCCGGCAGCCAGCAGCGGGCAG AGCTTACCCTGGGGCTTAGGAGCACACCCATCCGCATCACCaccatccccagcagcagcagcatctgcagcatcagcagcaaTGTCGTCAAG GACCCTTGCGCTCACTTTGAGGGCACCGAGGAGCCCGGCAGCCCCGTGGCCCATCCACCCACTTTCTCCAGCACTCGCCAGCAGTCATCTGTGCACCTCTCCCGGAGCAACAGCTTT ATGGAACCAGAGCTGgtggagcagccccaggcaccaaGGCTGGAGCCAGAGCTGCCCAATGGCATGGAGAAGGTCCAAGTGAAGGAGGTGGAAAAAAGGACCAAGCTAAACATTGAGGAGCTGAACAGGATTGAGGATGAGGATGTTCTGGATAAGATG ctggatCAGACAACAGACTTTGAGGAGCGACGACTGATCCGTAATGCCATGCGGGAGCTGCGTCAGCGCAAGCGAG ACCAGCGGGAGAAGGAGCGGgaccagaggctgcaggagatgAAGAGCCAGGCTACAGCAGGCAGGGCCGGCCACACCACCGAGACCACTACCACGCAGAGCACCCAGTCGGCCGATGGCTCAGCCCGCAGCACTGTCACCAAAACAGAACGCCTCATCCAGTCTA ATGATGGCTCCAAGACTTCCCGTACAACAACCATGGAGTCGAGTTACGTGAAGAGATCAGACA atggcagcagcacGTTTGTTCAAACCAAATCATCCTACAGCTCCTCTTCCAAGAAGACAGGCAG CATCTTTGACCGGGAAGATGAGAGTGCCTCAAGGCAGAGCAGCCTGGCAGCGCTGGAGCGGCGCCAGGCTGAGAAGAAGAAGGAGCTGATGAAAGCTCAGAGCCTGCCCAAGACATCTGCCTCACAGGCTCGCAAGGCCATGATTGAGAAGCTGCAGAAGGAGGGTGGAAG CTCTCCAAACCCTGCGGTGGCGCGCACAGCTGTGCAGCGCTCCTCCAGCTTTGGTGTTCCCAATGCCAGCAGCATCAAGCAGATGTTGCTGGACTGGTGCAGAGCCAAGACCCGGGGCTATGAG CATGTGGACATCCAGAACTTCTCATCCAGCTGGAGCGATGGCATGGCCTTCTGTGCTTTGGTCCACAACTTCTTTCCAGAGGCTTTTGACTACAGCCAGCTCACACCCCAGAATCGCCGTCACAACTTCGAGGtggccttctcctctgcaga GATGCTGGCAGACTGCGTGCCCCTGGTGGAGGTGGAAGACATGATGATCATGGGGAAGAAGCCAGACCCCAAGTGCGTCTTCACCTATGTGCAGTCCCTCTACAACCACCTGCGTCGCCACGAGTTGCGCATGCGGCAGAAAGAGTGCTAG
- the SMTN gene encoding smoothelin isoform X3 — translation MAQESLLGMDEGALRKLLEATLDLAERRRIRSAIRELQRQELERDEEALASKRFRAERGSHRQDNKENWLRALLPSIHRGCRLAALMPQPWCRSQQLEEEQQKALASLSRELESITDVEELTKLLRAASEYEERKLIRAAIRKLRAEEIEAAALAGNVQSNRRDGTESPAIPAGAEGSQRDDAEAPALSGNGKSSQRGDSELPAAVRSVDSSCQGSAESLAVAGSVENRQRGDAEQPVLAGTEESSHGSDADQLPAEEPEHSVAHEQDASVEQEHAQTETRELNSQQLRGPQKPSAQGTASGTLVILDLHPALEPAPAPEPAPALKPEDHATELEQVQPCTKHVAECELQYQASWKDKSPSSPSAMQEPHTEQLETTCSTGQSRQAEQHPQHQPCAVNQGNQFVICVRSQAPGKAVKLEEKRAAPTQDVARTPARLNTHRWEQTPSSLCPAGRVEPSPDGPVRRSSSVRERAQRFAPAAPAPAGGPEGAGGAGGRAGPGQWQRGPRSAPPGPAQNARGGGGGAEQSPAQPPAGPRPAGPGPGPGPGAHDGMKTYFTIEIKDGRVQPLTQSLTPRVVAAPGSQQRAELTLGLRSTPIRITTIPSSSSICSISSNVVKDPCAHFEGTEEPGSPVAHPPTFSSTRQQSSVHLSRSNSFMEPELVEQPQAPRLEPELPNGMEKVQVKEVEKRTKLNIEELNRIEDEDVLDKMLDQTTDFEERRLIRNAMRELRQRKRDDGSKTSRTTTMESSYVKRSDNGSSTFVQTKSSYSSSSKKTGSIFDREDESASRQSSLAALERRQAEKKKELMKAQSLPKTSASQARKAMIEKLQKEGGSSPNPAVARTAVQRSSSFGVPNASSIKQMLLDWCRAKTRGYEHVDIQNFSSSWSDGMAFCALVHNFFPEAFDYSQLTPQNRRHNFEVAFSSAEMLADCVPLVEVEDMMIMGKKPDPKCVFTYVQSLYNHLRRHELRMRQKEC, via the exons CTGGAGGCAACGCTGGACCTTGCTGAGCGGCGCCGCATCCGCTCGGCCATCAGGGAGCTGCAGCGAcaggagctggagagggacGAGGAGGCACTGGCATCCAAGCGCTTCCGCGCCGAGCGTGGCAGCCACCGGCAGGACAACAAGGAGAACTGGCTGCG TGCTTTGCTCCCAAGTATCCACCGTGGCTGCCGGCTGGCTGCTCTgatgccccagccctggtgcaggtcccagcagctggaggaagagcagcagaaggCTCTGGCTTCCCTGTCCCGGGAACTTGAATCAATCACCGATGTGGAAGAGCTGACAAAGCTG CTGCGGGCAGCCAGTGAATACGAGGAGCGCAAGCTCATCCGGGCTGCCATCCGCAAGCTGCGGGCTGAGGAAATCGAAG ctgcagccctggctggtAATGTGCAGAGCAACCGGAGGGATGGCACTGAGTCCCCAGCCATCCCTGCAGGTGCAGAAGGCAGCCAGAGGGATGATGCTGAAGCGCCAGCTCTGTCTGGGAATGGGAAGAGCAGCCAGAGAGGAGACTCCGAGCTTCCAGCTGCAGTGAGGAGTGTGGACAGCAGCTGTCAGGGCAGCGCTGAGTCCCTGGCTGTAGCTGGGAGTGTGGAGAACAGACAGAGGGGTGACGCTGAGCAGCCGGTgctggctgggacagaggagaGCAGCCATGGTAGTGATGCAGAccagctgcctgctgaggaGCCTGAACATTCTGTG GCCCATGAGCAAGATGCATCAGTGGAGCAGGAGCATGCCCAAACTGAGACGCGGGAGCTGAACAGCCAGCAGCTGAGAGGGCCCCAGAAACCCAGTGCCCAGG GCACAGCCTCGGGAACCCTGGTGATCCTAGACCTGCACCCAGCACTggagcctgctccagcaccagAGCCTGCTCCAGCCCTAAAACCTGAAGACCATGCCACGGAGCTGGAGCAGGTCCAGCCATGCACCAAGCATGTGGCTGAGTGTGAACTGCAGTACCAGGCCTCCTGGAAAGacaagagccccagcagcccctctgccaTGCAGGAGCCCCACACTGAGCAGCTAGAGACCACATGCAGCACAGGGCAAAGCCgccaggcagagcagcatcCCCAGCATCAGCCCTGTGCTGTCAACCAGGGCAACCAG tTTGTCATCTGTGTGCGAAGCCAGGCACCAGGGAAGGCTGTGAAGCTGGAGGAGAAGCGAGCGG CGCCCACCCAGGACGTAGCGAGGACCCCGGCTCGCCTGAACACTCACCGCTGGGAGCAAACACCGTCCTCCCTGTGCCCGGCTGGCCGCGTGG AGCCGAGCCCCGACGGCCCCGTCCGGCGCTCCTCCTCGGTGCGGGAGCGTGCCCAGCGCTTCGCCCctgcggccccggccccggcgggcggccccgagggggcgggcggcgcgggggggcgggccgggcccggccaaTGGCAGCGGGGGCCGCGCTCGGCCCCGCCGGGGCCCGCTCAAAacgcgcggggcggcggcggaggcgcaGAGCAGAGCCCGGCCCAGCCGCCCGCAGGCCCCCGCcctgccggccccggccccggccccggccccggcgcccaCGACGGCATGAAGACCTACTTCACCATCGAGATCAAGGATGGGCGCGTGCAGCCCCTCACGCAGTCCCTCACGCCCCGCGTCGTGGCCGCCCCCGGCAGCCAGCAGCGGGCAG AGCTTACCCTGGGGCTTAGGAGCACACCCATCCGCATCACCaccatccccagcagcagcagcatctgcagcatcagcagcaaTGTCGTCAAG GACCCTTGCGCTCACTTTGAGGGCACCGAGGAGCCCGGCAGCCCCGTGGCCCATCCACCCACTTTCTCCAGCACTCGCCAGCAGTCATCTGTGCACCTCTCCCGGAGCAACAGCTTT ATGGAACCAGAGCTGgtggagcagccccaggcaccaaGGCTGGAGCCAGAGCTGCCCAATGGCATGGAGAAGGTCCAAGTGAAGGAGGTGGAAAAAAGGACCAAGCTAAACATTGAGGAGCTGAACAGGATTGAGGATGAGGATGTTCTGGATAAGATG ctggatCAGACAACAGACTTTGAGGAGCGACGACTGATCCGTAATGCCATGCGGGAGCTGCGTCAGCGCAAGCGAG ATGATGGCTCCAAGACTTCCCGTACAACAACCATGGAGTCGAGTTACGTGAAGAGATCAGACA atggcagcagcacGTTTGTTCAAACCAAATCATCCTACAGCTCCTCTTCCAAGAAGACAGGCAG CATCTTTGACCGGGAAGATGAGAGTGCCTCAAGGCAGAGCAGCCTGGCAGCGCTGGAGCGGCGCCAGGCTGAGAAGAAGAAGGAGCTGATGAAAGCTCAGAGCCTGCCCAAGACATCTGCCTCACAGGCTCGCAAGGCCATGATTGAGAAGCTGCAGAAGGAGGGTGGAAG CTCTCCAAACCCTGCGGTGGCGCGCACAGCTGTGCAGCGCTCCTCCAGCTTTGGTGTTCCCAATGCCAGCAGCATCAAGCAGATGTTGCTGGACTGGTGCAGAGCCAAGACCCGGGGCTATGAG CATGTGGACATCCAGAACTTCTCATCCAGCTGGAGCGATGGCATGGCCTTCTGTGCTTTGGTCCACAACTTCTTTCCAGAGGCTTTTGACTACAGCCAGCTCACACCCCAGAATCGCCGTCACAACTTCGAGGtggccttctcctctgcaga GATGCTGGCAGACTGCGTGCCCCTGGTGGAGGTGGAAGACATGATGATCATGGGGAAGAAGCCAGACCCCAAGTGCGTCTTCACCTATGTGCAGTCCCTCTACAACCACCTGCGTCGCCACGAGTTGCGCATGCGGCAGAAAGAGTGCTAG
- the SMTN gene encoding smoothelin isoform X5, whose protein sequence is MAQESLLGMDEGALRKLLEATLDLAERRRIRSAIRELQRQELERDEEALASKRFRAERGSHRQDNKENWLRSQQLEEEQQKALASLSRELESITDVEELTKLLRAASEYEERKLIRAAIRKLRAEEIEAAALAGNVQSNRRDGTESPAIPAGAEGSQRDDAEAPALSGNGKSSQRGDSELPAAVRSVDSSCQGSAESLAVAGSVENRQRGDAEQPVLAGTEESSHGSDADQLPAEEPEHSVAHEQDASVEQEHAQTETRELNSQQLRGPQKPSAQGTASGTLVILDLHPALEPAPAPEPAPALKPEDHATELEQVQPCTKHVAECELQYQASWKDKSPSSPSAMQEPHTEQLETTCSTGQSRQAEQHPQHQPCAVNQGNQFVICVRSQAPGKAVKLEEKRAAPTQDVARTPARLNTHRWEQTPSSLCPAGRVEPSPDGPVRRSSSVRERAQRFAPAAPAPAGGPEGAGGAGGRAGPGQWQRGPRSAPPGPAQNARGGGGGAEQSPAQPPAGPRPAGPGPGPGPGAHDGMKTYFTIEIKDGRVQPLTQSLTPRVVAAPGSQQRAELTLGLRSTPIRITTIPSSSSICSISSNVVKDPCAHFEGTEEPGSPVAHPPTFSSTRQQSSVHLSRSNSFMEPELVEQPQAPRLEPELPNGMEKVQVKEVEKRTKLNIEELNRIEDEDVLDKMLDQTTDFEERRLIRNAMRELRQRKRDQREKERDQRLQEMKSQATAGRAGHTTETTTTQSTQSADGSARSTVTKTERLIQSNDGSKTSRTTTMESSYVKRSDNGSSTFVQTKSSYSSSSKKTGSIFDREDESASRQSSLAALERRQAEKKKELMKAQSLPKTSASQARKAMIEKLQKEGGSSPNPAVARTAVQRSSSFGVPNASSIKQMLLDWCRAKTRGYEHVDIQNFSSSWSDGMAFCALVHNFFPEAFDYSQLTPQNRRHNFEVAFSSAEMLADCVPLVEVEDMMIMGKKPDPKCVFTYVQSLYNHLRRHELRMRQKEC, encoded by the exons CTGGAGGCAACGCTGGACCTTGCTGAGCGGCGCCGCATCCGCTCGGCCATCAGGGAGCTGCAGCGAcaggagctggagagggacGAGGAGGCACTGGCATCCAAGCGCTTCCGCGCCGAGCGTGGCAGCCACCGGCAGGACAACAAGGAGAACTGGCTGCG gtcccagcagctggaggaagagcagcagaaggCTCTGGCTTCCCTGTCCCGGGAACTTGAATCAATCACCGATGTGGAAGAGCTGACAAAGCTG CTGCGGGCAGCCAGTGAATACGAGGAGCGCAAGCTCATCCGGGCTGCCATCCGCAAGCTGCGGGCTGAGGAAATCGAAG ctgcagccctggctggtAATGTGCAGAGCAACCGGAGGGATGGCACTGAGTCCCCAGCCATCCCTGCAGGTGCAGAAGGCAGCCAGAGGGATGATGCTGAAGCGCCAGCTCTGTCTGGGAATGGGAAGAGCAGCCAGAGAGGAGACTCCGAGCTTCCAGCTGCAGTGAGGAGTGTGGACAGCAGCTGTCAGGGCAGCGCTGAGTCCCTGGCTGTAGCTGGGAGTGTGGAGAACAGACAGAGGGGTGACGCTGAGCAGCCGGTgctggctgggacagaggagaGCAGCCATGGTAGTGATGCAGAccagctgcctgctgaggaGCCTGAACATTCTGTG GCCCATGAGCAAGATGCATCAGTGGAGCAGGAGCATGCCCAAACTGAGACGCGGGAGCTGAACAGCCAGCAGCTGAGAGGGCCCCAGAAACCCAGTGCCCAGG GCACAGCCTCGGGAACCCTGGTGATCCTAGACCTGCACCCAGCACTggagcctgctccagcaccagAGCCTGCTCCAGCCCTAAAACCTGAAGACCATGCCACGGAGCTGGAGCAGGTCCAGCCATGCACCAAGCATGTGGCTGAGTGTGAACTGCAGTACCAGGCCTCCTGGAAAGacaagagccccagcagcccctctgccaTGCAGGAGCCCCACACTGAGCAGCTAGAGACCACATGCAGCACAGGGCAAAGCCgccaggcagagcagcatcCCCAGCATCAGCCCTGTGCTGTCAACCAGGGCAACCAG tTTGTCATCTGTGTGCGAAGCCAGGCACCAGGGAAGGCTGTGAAGCTGGAGGAGAAGCGAGCGG CGCCCACCCAGGACGTAGCGAGGACCCCGGCTCGCCTGAACACTCACCGCTGGGAGCAAACACCGTCCTCCCTGTGCCCGGCTGGCCGCGTGG AGCCGAGCCCCGACGGCCCCGTCCGGCGCTCCTCCTCGGTGCGGGAGCGTGCCCAGCGCTTCGCCCctgcggccccggccccggcgggcggccccgagggggcgggcggcgcgggggggcgggccgggcccggccaaTGGCAGCGGGGGCCGCGCTCGGCCCCGCCGGGGCCCGCTCAAAacgcgcggggcggcggcggaggcgcaGAGCAGAGCCCGGCCCAGCCGCCCGCAGGCCCCCGCcctgccggccccggccccggccccggccccggcgcccaCGACGGCATGAAGACCTACTTCACCATCGAGATCAAGGATGGGCGCGTGCAGCCCCTCACGCAGTCCCTCACGCCCCGCGTCGTGGCCGCCCCCGGCAGCCAGCAGCGGGCAG AGCTTACCCTGGGGCTTAGGAGCACACCCATCCGCATCACCaccatccccagcagcagcagcatctgcagcatcagcagcaaTGTCGTCAAG GACCCTTGCGCTCACTTTGAGGGCACCGAGGAGCCCGGCAGCCCCGTGGCCCATCCACCCACTTTCTCCAGCACTCGCCAGCAGTCATCTGTGCACCTCTCCCGGAGCAACAGCTTT ATGGAACCAGAGCTGgtggagcagccccaggcaccaaGGCTGGAGCCAGAGCTGCCCAATGGCATGGAGAAGGTCCAAGTGAAGGAGGTGGAAAAAAGGACCAAGCTAAACATTGAGGAGCTGAACAGGATTGAGGATGAGGATGTTCTGGATAAGATG ctggatCAGACAACAGACTTTGAGGAGCGACGACTGATCCGTAATGCCATGCGGGAGCTGCGTCAGCGCAAGCGAG ACCAGCGGGAGAAGGAGCGGgaccagaggctgcaggagatgAAGAGCCAGGCTACAGCAGGCAGGGCCGGCCACACCACCGAGACCACTACCACGCAGAGCACCCAGTCGGCCGATGGCTCAGCCCGCAGCACTGTCACCAAAACAGAACGCCTCATCCAGTCTA ATGATGGCTCCAAGACTTCCCGTACAACAACCATGGAGTCGAGTTACGTGAAGAGATCAGACA atggcagcagcacGTTTGTTCAAACCAAATCATCCTACAGCTCCTCTTCCAAGAAGACAGGCAG CATCTTTGACCGGGAAGATGAGAGTGCCTCAAGGCAGAGCAGCCTGGCAGCGCTGGAGCGGCGCCAGGCTGAGAAGAAGAAGGAGCTGATGAAAGCTCAGAGCCTGCCCAAGACATCTGCCTCACAGGCTCGCAAGGCCATGATTGAGAAGCTGCAGAAGGAGGGTGGAAG CTCTCCAAACCCTGCGGTGGCGCGCACAGCTGTGCAGCGCTCCTCCAGCTTTGGTGTTCCCAATGCCAGCAGCATCAAGCAGATGTTGCTGGACTGGTGCAGAGCCAAGACCCGGGGCTATGAG CATGTGGACATCCAGAACTTCTCATCCAGCTGGAGCGATGGCATGGCCTTCTGTGCTTTGGTCCACAACTTCTTTCCAGAGGCTTTTGACTACAGCCAGCTCACACCCCAGAATCGCCGTCACAACTTCGAGGtggccttctcctctgcaga GATGCTGGCAGACTGCGTGCCCCTGGTGGAGGTGGAAGACATGATGATCATGGGGAAGAAGCCAGACCCCAAGTGCGTCTTCACCTATGTGCAGTCCCTCTACAACCACCTGCGTCGCCACGAGTTGCGCATGCGGCAGAAAGAGTGCTAG